A region of the Sphingobium yanoikuyae genome:
CCGACGATGCAGACGCTGGTCCAAAGGCCGGCGAAGATGATCCGCTCCTTGCCGATGCGGTTCACTTCCTCGATCACGGCGGCATCTTCCCAGGTGTTCATGCTGGTGCGGTCGAGCAGGGGCTGGCCGGGGAAGGCGTCGGTGATCTCGCTGAACATCGGCCCCGAAAAGCTCTTTTCGGCCACGGTGGTCAGGATGGTCGACACGCCGAACGACTTGGCGGCGCGGCTGATGAGGGCGGCATTATTACGCAGCAGTTCCGGCGCGATCGACTTGGTGGCGAAGGCCATTTGCGACTGGAAGTCGATCAGGACCAAAGTGTGGTCGGTCGGCGAGATGAGGGACTTGCCCGGCGTCGGCGTGGCGGTGATCGTCATGGGTCGGCTCCTTGGTTTCGAGCAGTCGTCGCTGCTGTGAAGACAGTGTTAGCCGGCGTGCCTGATCCGAAATATCCAGATAAAATGCACCGACTTGTTCTAAAAAATAGAAATGGTCAGTCACTGGCCTGACGCGCGCGATCATAGCTGTCCGTCGCCGCCCGATCTTGGATCAGGCTGACATGTTAGCGATCATTCCGATACAAAGGGGGCGCCCGCGCGCCGTGTCGTCAGAGGTCGATCAGTCCGCGCTTGATCGCCAGCGTCACCGCATGGGTGCGATCGGTCGCGTCGAGCTTCGAGAAGATCGACTTCATATGGCCCTTCACCGTCTCTTCGCTGATATCGAGTCGCGCCGCGACCTGCTTGTTGCTGTTGCCCCAGGCGGCCAGCGAAAGCACCGCGATCTCGCGTTCGGTCAGCGGGTCTTCCAGCACATGCAGGGCGATCGCGGTGGCGACGGTGGCATCGAGATGCTTGCCGCCCAGATGCACGGACCGGATTGCGTCGAGCAACTGCTTGCGCAGGCTGGCCTTGAGCAGATAGCCCATCGCCCCTGCGCGCAGCGCCTTGATCGCGCGGCCATCGCCCGAATAGGTGGTCAGCACGATGATCCGGGCGTCGGGATGGATGGCCCGGATCGCGGCGATCGCGTCGAGCCCCGGCATTTCCGCCATCTGCAGGTCCATCAGCACGATGTCGGGGCGCAACCGCGCATATTCCTCTACCGCGCGCCGGCCATTGTCCGCCTCGCCGACGATCCGCATGTCGGCCTGGGTCGCCAGCATCGCCCGCACGCCCTCACGCAGCAGCGCATGATCGTCCACCACCAGGATCGATATGGGGGCGATCGCAGGCTGCATGTCGTGGCTGTGGATCGGACCGGGCTGCATCGCGCCAGAGTGGCGTGTTCCGCTTCCCAAGTCCATGCGATAGTCGTGCCTCATCGCGGCGCGGCCGGCCATTGTGCGATGATCG
Encoded here:
- a CDS encoding hydrolase; this encodes MTITATPTPGKSLISPTDHTLVLIDFQSQMAFATKSIAPELLRNNAALISRAAKSFGVSTILTTVAEKSFSGPMFSEITDAFPGQPLLDRTSMNTWEDAAVIEEVNRIGKERIIFAGLWTSVCIVGPVASAIDQGFDVYFIADACGDISEEAHERAVQRMIQLGAKPMTSLQYMLELQRDWARTETYESTTGIAKEFGGAYGLGIKYAKAMFGASEGGH
- a CDS encoding response regulator — protein: MQPGPIHSHDMQPAIAPISILVVDDHALLREGVRAMLATQADMRIVGEADNGRRAVEEYARLRPDIVLMDLQMAEMPGLDAIAAIRAIHPDARIIVLTTYSGDGRAIKALRAGAMGYLLKASLRKQLLDAIRSVHLGGKHLDATVATAIALHVLEDPLTEREIAVLSLAAWGNSNKQVAARLDISEETVKGHMKSIFSKLDATDRTHAVTLAIKRGLIDL